TATCGACGGCTCCGCCTTTGGTCCCGATGAGTTTGTGACCGTTCAGGTTACCGAGTTGGACGGTACGCCGATAGCCGGCGCCAGTGGTATGCCCTGGTCGGTGTCAAGCGACGCTCTGGGAGGTTTTGTCACTACCTGGCTGGTGGATTATCAGGGAACAAGCAGCGAATTGCTGCTTACGGCGACCGGACAGGAGTCAGGCGCCACGGCTTCTACCACCTTTGTGGCCGGCAGCACAAATCTTGACCAGTTGCAGAACGGCACCACCACTACCGCTCCCAAATGGGCCAACGGCAATATCAACTCCTCCAACTCCTGTTACAGCGAGGGGCGGGTGGTACCCTATCGGGCCTTTATTACGGCCGACACCGGTTCGCACTTTTTCACTATTGAGATGGAGTGGACCAAGGCAAACGTTCACGCCTTTGATTATCTGGGCAGTTACGATTTTAGCGAGGACTCAGCAATCACGCTAGCCGGCGGCCCATGCGGCGATTCCGGTACGACAGCGCCCGCCGATTGTGTCGCCCCCACTGACTCACTGGTGTTTCCGGACCCGGACACAGTCTCGAATTATTCCGGCTCGATTCCGGGAGATTTCTATCCGAGCACCTATGAGTATAATGACACTCACTACCTTATGGCCTACAACGCGATTATCGACTCGGTCGGTAAGTACTACTTCGGCGGCACCGCCTCCGATCGCACCTGGTCGGTCGAAGTATACTACACACAAGTTGATACCGGAACGGTCGGTTTCTACTGGGGTGGTAATCTGTCTCAGGGTGACACGACTCATTGGGGCGTAGGCAATGGCTCGGCTTCGGTCGCCGGGGCGCCATACCACATGCGAATGAAAGATTTTGATGGCGGCGGTGGAGCCAACCAGGATCGCAGTATCCAAAACGGCACGATTTGTCTGCCGCCCGAAGGCGAGATTGTGATTGATGCCGATTCGCTTTGCAACGATCTCGATTCCACTTACACCGCATCTGATACCTCCGGCGGCGGTGCCTGGCTGTGGTCTGTCACCAATGGCACTATCGTGGGAGACAGTACGCTCAGTTCGGTCGACTTCACGGTCGATCCGGGAGCAACTTCGGTTACTGTCCATCTGAATGTTTGTAATACGACCGGTGGCTGTCCGGGTGACTTTTGTTGTGCCGATTTGGAGGTGACGCTTCCGACCAAGAGTTGCTGCATTCCGCCGGTAGTCAGTTGTCCGTCGGATGATACTCTGTTCGTCTGTGACCTGTCTCCAATCTGTGTGGACGGGTTTACAAGCAGTGACGATGACGGAGACCTTGCCAATTGCACCGTATCTCTTGGGACTCTCAATGGAACAGAAGTCTGTTTCACGCCGGTTGAAGGCGCCAATACTATTACCTACATCTGCACAGATTCCTGCGACCTGGCCGATACATGCGAAACTACGATTTACGTGGTACTCAACAGTGCGCCCAACACTCCGACCTGTCCTGCGGGCGTTGACTTGGTGCTCTGTGACCTGACCGACTCGATTTGTGTCGACGGTTTTAGCTGCAACGGTGATCCTGACGGCAATTTTGATTATAGCTATGCTACCGGCGGAGTGCTTAACGGCGGCACCGTCTGTCTCCTGCCGGTTGAAGGTGCTAACGTCATTACCTACATCTGTGTCGACAGTTGTGGAGATTCCTCATATTGTCAGACAACTGTTAACGTGACGCTCGACACCACCGGTCCCGAAGTAACATGCCCGGCCAACATCTCGGTAGTGCAGTGTGATCTTACCGATATCTGTATCGACGGTTTCAGCAGTGTCGGTTCGGTTAGTTGCTCGGTGGACCTTGGTACTCTGACCGGCAGCCAAGTCTGTTTCACGCCGGTTGAGGGTGACAATGTCATTACATACACCTGTGTTGACAGTTGCGGCAACGAGTCCAGTTGTCAGACGACGGTGAACGTGACGCTCGACACCACCGGTCCGGAAGTAACATGCCCGGCCAATGTCTCGGTGGTGCAGTGCGATCTTACCGATATCTGTATCGACGGTTTCAGCAGTGTTGGTTCGGTTAGTTGCTCGGTGGACCTTGGTACTCTGACCGGCAGCCAAGTTTGTTTCACGCCGGTTGAGGGTGACAATGTCATTACATACACCTGTGTTGACAGTTGCGGCAACGAGTCCAGTTGTCAGACGACGGTGAACGTGACGCTCGACACCACCGGTCCGGAAGTAACATGTCCGGCTAATGTCTCGGTGGTTCAGTGTGATCTTACCGATATCTGTATCGACGGTTTCAGCAGTGTTGGTTCGGCCAGTTGCTCGGTGGACCTGGGTACTTTGACCGGCAGCCAAGTCTGTTTCACGCCGGTCGAGGGTGACAATGTCATTACATACACCTGTGTTGACAGTTGCGGCAACGAGTCCAGTTGTCAGACGACGGTGAACGTGACGCTCGACACTACCGGTCCGGAAGTAACATGTCCGGCCAATGTCTCGGTGGTGCAGTGTGATCTTACCGATATCTGTATCGACGGTTTCAGCAGTGTCGGTTCGGCCAGTTGCTCGGTGGACCTGGGTACTTTGACCGGCACTGAAGTCTGTTTCACGCCGGTTGAGGGTGACAATGTTATCACATACACCTGCGTTGACAGTTGCGGCAACGAGTCCAGTTGTCAGACGACGGTGAATGTGACGCTCGACACCACCGGTCCGGAAGTAACCTGTCCGGCCAATGTCTCGGTGGTGCAGTGCGATCTTACCGATATCTGTATCGACGGTTTCAGCAGTGTCGGTTCGGCCAGTTGCTCGGTGGACCTGGGTACTTTGACCGGCACTGAAGTTTGTTTCACGCCGGTCGAGGGTGACAATGTCATTACATACACCTGTGTTGACAGTTGCGGCAACGAGTCCAGTTGTCAGACGACGGTGAACGTGACGCTTGACACTACCGGTCCGGAAGTAACCTGTCCGGCCAACGTCACGCTGGATCTATGCGACATCACAGAAGTGTGTATCGACGGTTTCAGCAGTGTCGGTTCGGCCAGTTGCTCGGTGGACATTGGTACATTGACCGGCAGCGAAGTTTGCTTTATCCCGATTGAGGGTGACAATGTTATTACTTACACCTGCGTTGACAGTTGCGGCAACCCGTCCAGCTGTCAGACAACGGTAACAGTGAATCTAATCCCCGGCCTTGCCCCCCCAAGCTGTCCGCCCAGCCAGACCGTCCAGGTGTGTGATCTGAGCCAGTTGTGCATTGATGGCTTCATCGCCAGCAGCGGTTCGGTTAGCTGTTCGGTGGACCTTGGTACTTTGACCGGCAGCGAAGTTTGCTTTACGCCGGTCGAGGGTGACAATGTTATCACATTCACCTGCGTTGACAGTTGCGGCGTTGAAGCCAGTTGTCAGACGACGGTAACCGTAGATATAATTCCAGACCTTGAGCCTCCAAGTTGTCCCCCAGTTGATACTATCCTGGTGTGCGACCTGAGCGAATTGTGCATCGACGGCTTCTTTGGTAGCAGCGGTGCCGTTAGCTGCTGGGCGACTCCAGGCACGCTGACCGGTACCACCGTCTGCTTCACGCCGGTCGAAGGCGACAACGTTATCACCGTCGGTTGTGTCGATGTCTGCGGACGGACAGATAGTTGTCAGACGACGATCCACGTGATACTCAACAGCCCCCCGAACGAGCCGACCTGTCCCAATGAGCAAACGCTGTTTGTGTGCGATCTGAGCCAGATCTGTATTCCCGGTTTCGAGTGCTGCACCGATCCGGATGGTAACCTGGAGTCGTGTGAGGTAACAGGTGGCACGCTCACCGGCAGCACGGTCTGTTTCGATCCGGTTGAGGGCTACAATACGATTACCGTTACCTGCACCGATTCATGCGGCGCAACTTCCAGTTGCACACGAAGGTTCAACGTTGTTCTCAACGCTCCACCGGTGGTGACCTGTCCGGGAGATACTTCCATTATTCGGTGTATTGTAGGTGACACGGTGTGTGTTGGGGCGTTCAGCGCCACCGACCCTGATGGCAACCTATCATCCACTCTTCTTAATGGCCAGCCATACACTCCAGGCGGTCAGTACTGTCTTGAGCCCGACTCCGGCGCCAACCTGCTCATATTCACGGCCATTGACTCCTGTGGCGCCAGTGCAACCTGCACCACCATAGTTGATGTCGAGGCCCTTCCGGCTGAGGATTGCGATCTGTGTCCGTCGATTACGATCGAAAAGACCCACAATGCCATCCAGGGTTCGCATGAATATGTGGCGGTCACAGTAGACTCAAGCGAGATTCCAATGGGCGGCTATGACATCTTGATCGCCTATGATGCCTCAGCGCTGAATCTGCAAACCGTAATCCCCGGACCGCCGTTCTATGATCCGGCTCCGGACGGTTGTGGATGGGAGTATTTCGTGTACCGCTATGGTCCTTGCGGCGCTTGTGCCGGTGGCTGTCCTTCCGGTCAGGTCAGGGTATTCGGTTTGGCCGAGACCAACAACGGTCCCAATCATCCCGACTGCTTCCTGCCCGCCTCCCTACCGGCGACTTTGTTTACGCTGGACTTCCTGGTCACCAACGACCGCACTTTTGAGTGTCAGTATATCCCGGTCAGGTTCTTCTGGTGTGACTGCGGTGACAACACGGTGTCGTCGGTGAATGGTAATATCCTGTATATGGCCGAGCATGTGTACGAGTTCGAAGGCACTGAGATTACCGACTCCACCTTTGGCTTCCCCACCTACTTCGGTCCGCAGGAGGGGTGTCTCGATCCCGAGCCGGGTAAGCCGACTCCGCACACATGCCTGACTTTCACCAATGGTGGTGTCGATATCGTATGCGCCGACTCCATCGATGCCCGTGGTGACATCAACCTTAACGGCAACGCCAACGAGATAGCCGACGCTGTTCTGTTGAGCAATTACTTCATTCAGGGACTCCCGGTGTTCAATGTCAATGTCGACGGCCAGATTGCCGCTTCTGATGTCAACGCCGACGGAATTACGTTGTCGGTGGCCGATCTTGTGTACTTGATCCGCATCATTGTCGGTGATGCTCTTCCATACTTCAAGCAGGCACCAATTGTCGTCGGAACAGACCTTGCCGGCGGTGTGTTGAGCGTTAACGCTTCGCTCGGTGCCGCCTGGTTGGTAGTGGAGGGTGAGCAACAGCCTCACCTGCTGGCATCCAACATGGAGATGAAGTACGGCTACGACGCCGAGGCAGATTTGACCAGAATCCTGGTCTTCAGCCTACAGAAGGACCAGACTTTTGAAGGTGCCTTCGTAGCCGGGCTTGAAGGTGAATTGGTCAAATTCGAAGCTGCAACCTACGAGGGTATCCCCGTAACGGCGAAACTGGTTCCGGATCAGTTTGCCCTTTACCCGAGTTACCCGAATCCGTTCAACCCGGTTGCAACTATTGCCTTCGCATTGGCCGAGGCGGCCGATTATGAACTGACCATCTACAACGCGCTGGGTCGCGAGGTGAAAACCTTCAAGGGTCACAGCAGACCGGGTGTGGTGGAGGTTCAGTGGAACGCCAACGGTCACGCCTCAGGCATCTATTTGTACCGCCTCAAGGCAGGTACCTTCTCTGAGACCCGCAAGATGGTGCTGTTGAAGTAACCGCGCGGAACATAATAGCTAACAAATGGGACAGTGCCTGTATGGCGCTGTCCTTTTTTTTGTGCCTACTGAACTGAACAATGTCAGGGTGAAAACTCCTTCATGGATTTGATAGTTGTCCGACGTGCTCAGCTTTGTGTTCTGATCCGAG
The nucleotide sequence above comes from Candidatus Zixiibacteriota bacterium. Encoded proteins:
- a CDS encoding T9SS type A sorting domain-containing protein yields the protein MLGRSLSPTRGKDSAVIGLRWSIIYSLVGLLVFFGASAFAAEVATDAPNYLIGTTVDIDGSAFGPDEFVTVQVTELDGTPIAGASGMPWSVSSDALGGFVTTWLVDYQGTSSELLLTATGQESGATASTTFVAGSTNLDQLQNGTTTTAPKWANGNINSSNSCYSEGRVVPYRAFITADTGSHFFTIEMEWTKANVHAFDYLGSYDFSEDSAITLAGGPCGDSGTTAPADCVAPTDSLVFPDPDTVSNYSGSIPGDFYPSTYEYNDTHYLMAYNAIIDSVGKYYFGGTASDRTWSVEVYYTQVDTGTVGFYWGGNLSQGDTTHWGVGNGSASVAGAPYHMRMKDFDGGGGANQDRSIQNGTICLPPEGEIVIDADSLCNDLDSTYTASDTSGGGAWLWSVTNGTIVGDSTLSSVDFTVDPGATSVTVHLNVCNTTGGCPGDFCCADLEVTLPTKSCCIPPVVSCPSDDTLFVCDLSPICVDGFTSSDDDGDLANCTVSLGTLNGTEVCFTPVEGANTITYICTDSCDLADTCETTIYVVLNSAPNTPTCPAGVDLVLCDLTDSICVDGFSCNGDPDGNFDYSYATGGVLNGGTVCLLPVEGANVITYICVDSCGDSSYCQTTVNVTLDTTGPEVTCPANISVVQCDLTDICIDGFSSVGSVSCSVDLGTLTGSQVCFTPVEGDNVITYTCVDSCGNESSCQTTVNVTLDTTGPEVTCPANVSVVQCDLTDICIDGFSSVGSVSCSVDLGTLTGSQVCFTPVEGDNVITYTCVDSCGNESSCQTTVNVTLDTTGPEVTCPANVSVVQCDLTDICIDGFSSVGSASCSVDLGTLTGSQVCFTPVEGDNVITYTCVDSCGNESSCQTTVNVTLDTTGPEVTCPANVSVVQCDLTDICIDGFSSVGSASCSVDLGTLTGTEVCFTPVEGDNVITYTCVDSCGNESSCQTTVNVTLDTTGPEVTCPANVSVVQCDLTDICIDGFSSVGSASCSVDLGTLTGTEVCFTPVEGDNVITYTCVDSCGNESSCQTTVNVTLDTTGPEVTCPANVTLDLCDITEVCIDGFSSVGSASCSVDIGTLTGSEVCFIPIEGDNVITYTCVDSCGNPSSCQTTVTVNLIPGLAPPSCPPSQTVQVCDLSQLCIDGFIASSGSVSCSVDLGTLTGSEVCFTPVEGDNVITFTCVDSCGVEASCQTTVTVDIIPDLEPPSCPPVDTILVCDLSELCIDGFFGSSGAVSCWATPGTLTGTTVCFTPVEGDNVITVGCVDVCGRTDSCQTTIHVILNSPPNEPTCPNEQTLFVCDLSQICIPGFECCTDPDGNLESCEVTGGTLTGSTVCFDPVEGYNTITVTCTDSCGATSSCTRRFNVVLNAPPVVTCPGDTSIIRCIVGDTVCVGAFSATDPDGNLSSTLLNGQPYTPGGQYCLEPDSGANLLIFTAIDSCGASATCTTIVDVEALPAEDCDLCPSITIEKTHNAIQGSHEYVAVTVDSSEIPMGGYDILIAYDASALNLQTVIPGPPFYDPAPDGCGWEYFVYRYGPCGACAGGCPSGQVRVFGLAETNNGPNHPDCFLPASLPATLFTLDFLVTNDRTFECQYIPVRFFWCDCGDNTVSSVNGNILYMAEHVYEFEGTEITDSTFGFPTYFGPQEGCLDPEPGKPTPHTCLTFTNGGVDIVCADSIDARGDINLNGNANEIADAVLLSNYFIQGLPVFNVNVDGQIAASDVNADGITLSVADLVYLIRIIVGDALPYFKQAPIVVGTDLAGGVLSVNASLGAAWLVVEGEQQPHLLASNMEMKYGYDAEADLTRILVFSLQKDQTFEGAFVAGLEGELVKFEAATYEGIPVTAKLVPDQFALYPSYPNPFNPVATIAFALAEAADYELTIYNALGREVKTFKGHSRPGVVEVQWNANGHASGIYLYRLKAGTFSETRKMVLLK